The Chryseobacterium suipulveris genome window below encodes:
- a CDS encoding acyl-CoA dehydrogenase family protein, with translation MSDTTTQNTLKGGEFLIKDFDAQEIFSLEELTEEQKMLRESLEDFMEREVVPHRERFEKKDYALTEETMRKLGEMGTLGIAVPENYGGLGMGFVSTMLACDIVSGANGSLATAYGAHTGIGTLPILLYGTEEQKQKYLPALAIGEKFGAYCLTEPDAGSDANSGKTKARLSEDGKHYIINGQKMWISNAGFADTFTFFAKIDDDKNITGFVINRSELEDPASLTLGEEEHKLGIRSSSTRQVFFNDMKIPVENLLGERNNGFKIALNALNAGRIKLAAANIDGQRRITNLAINYANERKQFGVAISTFGAIRKKIAEMVTGIFVSEAGAYRAAKNVEDKVAELIAGGMDHQKAEMKALEEFAVECSILKVFVSDLTQNIADEGIQIYGGMGFSEDAPMEAAWRDARIGRIYEGTNEINRLLSVGMLIKKAMKGELDLLKPAMAIGKELMGIPSFEVPDYSAYMSEEKALIHNLKKVFLMVSGAALQKFMMDIEKQQHLLLNASEILNQIYMAESAVLRAEKHFAPESVEAAMAQLNLYKAVEKITVAAKEGIVSFAEGDEQRMMLSGLRRFTKYTNMPNVVALTEKVAAHYIEKGSY, from the coding sequence ATGAGCGATACAACAACACAAAACACACTAAAAGGCGGCGAATTCCTTATTAAAGATTTCGACGCACAGGAAATCTTCTCCCTTGAAGAACTGACTGAAGAACAAAAAATGCTTCGCGAATCTCTTGAAGATTTTATGGAAAGAGAAGTGGTTCCGCACCGCGAACGTTTCGAGAAAAAAGATTATGCACTGACTGAAGAAACCATGCGCAAACTTGGTGAAATGGGAACTTTAGGAATCGCTGTTCCTGAAAACTACGGCGGTCTTGGAATGGGATTCGTTTCCACAATGCTTGCTTGCGACATCGTTTCGGGAGCAAACGGATCTTTGGCTACTGCTTACGGAGCGCACACCGGAATTGGAACGCTTCCTATCCTACTGTACGGGACTGAAGAACAAAAGCAAAAATATCTTCCGGCTTTGGCAATAGGAGAAAAATTTGGTGCGTATTGTTTGACAGAGCCGGATGCAGGTTCTGACGCGAACAGCGGAAAAACAAAAGCAAGACTTTCCGAAGACGGAAAACACTACATCATCAACGGACAGAAAATGTGGATTTCCAACGCAGGTTTTGCGGATACTTTCACATTCTTTGCTAAAATTGATGACGATAAAAACATCACAGGTTTCGTAATCAACAGAAGCGAATTGGAAGATCCAGCAAGCTTGACTCTTGGTGAAGAAGAACACAAATTGGGAATCCGTTCATCTTCAACTCGTCAGGTGTTCTTCAACGATATGAAAATTCCTGTGGAGAACCTTTTGGGTGAAAGAAACAACGGTTTCAAAATCGCTTTGAACGCATTGAACGCAGGTAGAATTAAACTGGCTGCTGCAAATATCGACGGACAAAGAAGAATCACGAATCTTGCCATTAATTATGCCAACGAAAGAAAACAGTTTGGTGTTGCGATTTCCACTTTCGGGGCAATCCGCAAGAAAATTGCTGAAATGGTGACTGGAATTTTCGTTTCCGAAGCAGGTGCATACAGAGCAGCGAAAAACGTAGAAGACAAAGTTGCTGAACTAATTGCAGGAGGAATGGATCACCAAAAAGCTGAAATGAAGGCATTGGAAGAATTCGCAGTAGAATGTTCAATCCTTAAAGTGTTTGTATCTGACTTGACTCAGAATATTGCTGACGAAGGAATCCAGATTTACGGAGGTATGGGATTCTCTGAAGATGCACCAATGGAAGCAGCTTGGAGAGATGCGAGAATCGGTAGGATTTACGAAGGAACCAACGAAATCAACCGTCTTCTTTCTGTAGGAATGTTGATTAAAAAAGCAATGAAAGGCGAATTGGATCTTCTGAAACCAGCAATGGCAATTGGAAAAGAACTGATGGGAATCCCTTCATTCGAAGTTCCAGATTATTCAGCTTATATGTCTGAAGAAAAAGCATTAATCCACAACCTTAAGAAAGTATTCCTAATGGTTTCCGGAGCTGCACTTCAGAAATTTATGATGGATATTGAGAAACAGCAGCACTTATTACTGAATGCTTCTGAAATCCTGAACCAAATCTATATGGCAGAATCTGCAGTATTGAGAGCAGAAAAACACTTCGCTCCTGAATCTGTAGAAGCAGCAATGGCTCAGCTTAACCTATACAAAGCTGTAGAAAAAATCACTGTAGCAGCAAAAGAAGGAATCGTTTCTTTTGCTGAAGGTGATGAGCAAAGAATGATGCTTTCCGGATTGAGAAGATTCACGAAATACACGAATATGCCGAATGTGGTGGCGCTTACTGAAAAAGTGGCTGCACACTACATCGAAAAAGGATCTTACTAG
- a CDS encoding iron ABC transporter permease, translating to MNNKFTKYCFALFLLCVVVVFINLNTGFIDLKVEDFLSSTAENSQIAGLRINRVLVMLLAGISIPTSGFLLQEYFQNPLAGPSVLGITSVASLSVAFYIFFSRDFVLPEFLQNSFLSFSAILGAFLLMVVLLAFSNRFQDKSFLIIFGFLVSALAGAVVSILQFYAENQSLKNYILWSFGANNQVSRNQILVLAIIVVFGLLLSFKTIKPLIGNSLGSAYAQSLGVNLQHLKFLVIISSSLLSASVTAFLGPILFIGIVVPHFSRMIYNPAKLWQQWILNMILGILIMQVFSVISELTQFPLNVITSLFGIPVILMMLTKRAK from the coding sequence ATGAATAATAAATTTACAAAATACTGTTTTGCATTATTTTTGCTGTGCGTCGTTGTTGTTTTCATCAACTTAAACACAGGGTTCATTGATTTGAAAGTTGAGGACTTTCTTTCGTCAACAGCTGAAAACTCACAAATTGCCGGGCTGCGCATCAACCGCGTTTTGGTGATGCTTTTGGCGGGAATCTCGATTCCCACTTCGGGGTTTCTTTTGCAGGAATATTTTCAGAATCCTCTGGCGGGTCCGTCGGTTTTGGGAATTACTTCGGTCGCGAGTTTAAGCGTGGCTTTCTACATCTTCTTTTCGAGGGACTTCGTGCTGCCAGAATTCTTGCAAAACAGCTTCCTGAGTTTTTCGGCAATTCTCGGAGCGTTTTTGTTGATGGTGGTTTTGCTTGCTTTCTCGAATCGGTTTCAGGACAAAAGTTTTCTGATAATTTTCGGCTTTCTGGTTTCGGCTTTGGCGGGAGCGGTGGTCTCGATCCTTCAGTTTTATGCGGAAAATCAGAGTTTAAAAAACTATATCTTATGGAGTTTCGGGGCAAATAACCAAGTGTCGAGAAACCAGATTTTGGTATTGGCAATTATTGTCGTTTTTGGATTGTTACTCAGTTTCAAAACGATAAAGCCATTGATCGGAAATTCCTTAGGTTCGGCTTATGCGCAAAGTTTGGGCGTGAATCTTCAGCACCTGAAATTCCTTGTCATTATTTCATCATCTTTGCTGTCGGCTTCTGTCACCGCTTTTCTGGGACCGATCCTGTTTATTGGGATTGTGGTACCGCATTTCAGCAGGATGATTTATAACCCGGCAAAACTGTGGCAGCAATGGATTTTGAATATGATTTTGGGAATTCTGATTATGCAGGTTTTTTCGGTGATCTCGGAACTCACGCAGTTTCCGCTGAATGTGATTACATCGCTGTTTGGAATTCCGGTGATACTGATGATGCTCACAAAAAGAGCCAAGTAA
- the folP gene encoding dihydropteroate synthase — MQNPLTNIGYHSINCHGKLVDLTFPKIMGILNLTPDSFSDGGKFNNEKAALLHAEEMIRDGAAIIDIGAQSTRPNSEFLTAQQEIERIGKVISLIKKEFPETLISLDTFHADVVKFGNDEGIDIVNDISGGYYDPKMFETVGENGLPYILMHVNPTYESMHEKIIEEDILINVNRYFSEKVLELQAFGVKDIILDPGCGFGKTVEQNHQLLDELEFIGFGKFPLLVGISRKSFIYKPLGKSPLEINEETQKLHLKSLQKGAKILRVHDVKETVKVLNEFNV, encoded by the coding sequence ATGCAGAATCCCTTAACCAACATCGGTTACCATTCAATCAACTGCCACGGAAAATTGGTGGACCTCACTTTTCCCAAGATAATGGGAATCCTGAATCTTACTCCCGATTCATTCTCGGACGGTGGTAAATTTAATAACGAAAAAGCAGCTTTGCTCCACGCTGAAGAAATGATTCGTGATGGTGCGGCGATCATCGACATCGGTGCGCAGTCAACCAGACCGAACTCTGAGTTTCTGACGGCTCAGCAGGAAATTGAAAGAATCGGGAAAGTCATCTCTTTAATTAAAAAAGAATTTCCTGAAACGCTGATTTCGCTCGATACTTTCCACGCCGATGTGGTGAAGTTTGGAAATGACGAGGGAATCGATATTGTCAACGATATTTCGGGAGGATACTACGATCCAAAGATGTTTGAAACAGTAGGAGAGAACGGACTTCCCTACATCCTCATGCATGTAAATCCCACCTACGAATCCATGCACGAGAAAATAATTGAAGAAGATATTTTGATTAATGTCAACCGATATTTTTCTGAAAAAGTTCTGGAATTGCAGGCATTTGGAGTTAAAGACATTATTCTCGATCCAGGTTGCGGATTCGGAAAAACGGTGGAGCAGAACCACCAGCTGCTGGATGAGCTGGAATTCATCGGATTTGGAAAATTTCCATTATTGGTGGGGATTTCCAGAAAGTCATTTATTTATAAACCTTTAGGAAAATCACCTTTAGAAATCAATGAAGAAACCCAGAAACTCCATCTGAAATCATTGCAGAAAGGAGCGAAAATTCTCCGCGTGCACGACGTGAAGGAAACAGTGAAGGTACTAAATGAATTTAATGTTTGA
- a CDS encoding MarR family winged helix-turn-helix transcriptional regulator: MEKKNSEKVENIDLILKSTWLAVSKMYSEMAQDHDATAVQALTLLKIDPKEGTRSTNLGPKMAIEPTSLTRIIKLLEDNGYIYKEKTTNDKREVIIKLTDKGLNSRNLSKEVVVNFNKKVMDKIAPEKLEIFKEVMSDILKIANDLNQKK; encoded by the coding sequence ATGGAAAAGAAAAATTCTGAAAAAGTTGAGAACATCGACTTAATTCTAAAATCTACCTGGCTCGCTGTTTCGAAAATGTACTCAGAAATGGCACAGGATCACGACGCGACCGCTGTTCAGGCACTTACACTCTTAAAAATCGACCCGAAAGAAGGAACCAGAAGTACCAACCTCGGTCCAAAAATGGCGATTGAGCCAACTTCTTTAACCAGGATCATCAAACTTTTGGAGGACAACGGCTACATCTACAAAGAAAAAACCACCAACGACAAACGCGAGGTGATTATCAAACTGACAGACAAAGGCCTGAATTCCCGCAACCTTTCGAAGGAAGTGGTTGTAAACTTCAACAAAAAAGTGATGGACAAAATCGCTCCCGAAAAACTGGAAATCTTTAAGGAAGTGATGAGCGACATCCTGAAAATTGCAAACGATCTGAATCAAAAAAAATAA
- a CDS encoding ABC transporter ATP-binding protein, which produces MFLELKNTDIGYKTPLIKGVNASMDLGEVGLLIGNNGVGKTTLIKSILHQIPVLNGDISVNGKNVKTLSNKEIAEQIAVVFSKAQVPANYTLRDLVSLGKYIHYPYYFELNEEDKSEIEEIIIDLNLSQYKDFPLQKLSDGNLQKAFIGRALAQNSPMIILDEPTTHLDEENKIIILKLLRTLAKTQNKLILFSSHDWRLAKEFSDKIWFIKDLQLSSGITEDILIGHDELLNPKLFHFNEDFVPPKISAPVLQKEMLYSFLQKNFKKNLSSLNFEFKDGFWEIWIDNSQRKCGSFKEIADLIENYH; this is translated from the coding sequence ATGTTTTTAGAGTTAAAAAATACAGACATCGGCTACAAAACTCCTTTAATTAAAGGCGTGAATGCTTCTATGGATCTGGGTGAAGTTGGCCTTCTCATCGGAAACAACGGCGTCGGCAAAACCACTTTGATCAAATCCATACTCCACCAAATACCTGTTTTGAATGGAGATATTTCTGTTAATGGTAAAAACGTCAAAACACTTTCCAACAAGGAGATTGCCGAACAGATTGCCGTAGTTTTTTCTAAAGCGCAAGTTCCCGCAAATTATACTTTAAGAGATCTCGTTTCGCTCGGAAAATACATTCATTATCCATATTATTTTGAATTAAATGAAGAGGACAAATCAGAAATTGAAGAAATCATCATCGACTTGAATTTAAGTCAGTATAAAGATTTTCCTTTGCAGAAACTTTCGGATGGAAACTTGCAGAAAGCTTTTATCGGTCGGGCTTTAGCGCAGAATTCGCCGATGATTATTCTGGATGAACCCACGACTCATCTTGATGAGGAAAACAAAATCATCATCCTGAAGCTCCTTCGAACCCTCGCAAAAACTCAGAATAAACTCATTCTTTTCTCTTCTCACGATTGGCGTTTGGCAAAGGAATTTTCCGACAAGATTTGGTTTATCAAGGACTTACAACTTTCATCAGGAATTACGGAAGATATTCTAATTGGTCACGATGAACTGCTGAATCCGAAGCTGTTTCATTTCAATGAAGATTTCGTTCCGCCGAAGATTTCAGCTCCGGTTTTACAGAAGGAAATGCTGTACTCTTTTCTTCAAAAAAACTTCAAAAAAAATCTCTCTTCCTTAAATTTTGAGTTTAAGGACGGTTTTTGGGAGATTTGGATCGACAATTCCCAAAGAAAATGTGGTTCCTTTAAAGAAATTGCAGATTTAATTGAAAACTACCATTAA
- a CDS encoding glycosyl hydrolase family 18 protein, whose protein sequence is MSDKSRQVFQTNDAKRYKATQWTLRIVGAILIFTTAVVVIAVLRGKNPSMPVMNSVGNSYKSKVNPSNAFTLSTPLNKKFKGFKDFLNKRIAYEEKHQQPIDAKLIRAAFYTPWSPLSLLDLRSNGGKLNTIYPEWFFINPKTYQLDSRIDKEALSVMKHYELSIQPILNNFISVPGKQGNFSGDLLHTVLQDQKIQNNLIAQIISTLKQNQLQGINIDFEEMNENSDEFLNSFMKNLYTQFRKNGLTVSIDIMADNSDYNVKFLKDYTDYFIIMAYDQFNDPSQAGPIADQKWIEKQMDSIAKDVPSEKLILGIGAYGRQWIKDENGTRTEDITYSQAIDRAKISKSEISFDNNSYNLHYAYDFAGSADEFASKNNVWLTAR, encoded by the coding sequence ATGTCCGACAAATCCAGACAGGTTTTCCAAACCAATGACGCAAAACGCTACAAAGCAACCCAATGGACACTTAGAATCGTAGGAGCAATCCTGATCTTCACCACCGCAGTTGTCGTAATCGCCGTACTTAGGGGAAAAAACCCATCGATGCCCGTGATGAATTCTGTGGGAAATTCCTACAAATCGAAAGTCAATCCTTCCAATGCATTTACACTTTCTACCCCACTAAACAAGAAATTTAAAGGGTTTAAAGATTTCCTCAACAAAAGGATTGCCTACGAAGAAAAGCATCAACAACCGATTGATGCGAAGCTGATCCGCGCGGCTTTCTACACACCTTGGAGTCCATTGTCACTGCTCGATTTGCGTTCCAATGGCGGTAAACTCAACACGATTTATCCCGAATGGTTTTTCATCAATCCGAAAACTTATCAGTTGGATTCCAGAATCGACAAGGAAGCACTTTCGGTGATGAAACATTACGAATTGAGCATTCAGCCGATCCTCAACAACTTTATTTCGGTTCCTGGAAAACAGGGAAATTTCAGCGGCGATCTGCTCCACACGGTTTTGCAGGACCAGAAAATCCAGAATAATCTTATTGCCCAGATTATTTCGACTTTAAAGCAAAACCAGCTTCAGGGAATCAATATCGACTTCGAGGAAATGAATGAAAATTCCGACGAGTTTCTGAATTCCTTTATGAAGAATCTTTACACACAGTTCAGGAAAAACGGGCTCACTGTCTCCATCGACATTATGGCCGATAACTCCGATTACAACGTGAAATTTCTGAAAGATTATACTGATTATTTCATCATCATGGCGTATGATCAGTTCAACGACCCGTCGCAAGCTGGACCGATTGCTGACCAAAAATGGATCGAAAAACAGATGGATTCGATTGCTAAAGATGTTCCGTCGGAAAAACTGATTTTGGGAATCGGTGCGTATGGAAGACAATGGATTAAGGACGAAAACGGCACCCGAACTGAAGACATCACCTACAGTCAGGCGATTGACCGTGCTAAAATTTCGAAATCGGAAATCAGTTTCGACAATAATTCCTACAACCTCCATTATGCGTATGATTTCGCAGGAAGCGCCGATGAATTTGCCTCCAAAAACAATGTTTGGTTAACCGCCCGCTGA
- a CDS encoding four helix bundle protein, with the protein MHNIKKLKIWNDSIDLCVDVYKALTDMPNDERYGLSSQIKRSAVSIPSNIAEGAGREREKEFYNFLNIAYGSSYELQTQLIISERLNFISQQVNEPLLSKLDEVQKMVYVFKENIKNKI; encoded by the coding sequence ATGCATAATATCAAGAAATTAAAAATTTGGAACGATTCCATCGACTTGTGTGTTGATGTGTACAAAGCACTTACAGATATGCCAAATGACGAAAGATACGGTTTATCATCTCAAATAAAGAGATCTGCTGTGTCAATTCCATCAAATATCGCGGAAGGCGCAGGAAGAGAGCGTGAAAAAGAATTTTACAATTTCCTGAACATTGCTTACGGTTCGTCTTATGAACTTCAAACGCAACTGATTATTTCAGAAAGATTGAATTTCATTTCACAACAAGTGAATGAACCGCTTTTAAGCAAGTTGGATGAAGTTCAGAAAATGGTTTATGTATTTAAGGAAAATATCAAAAATAAAATCTAA
- a CDS encoding thiolase family protein, which yields MRTAYIIKGYRTAVGKAPKGSLRFTRPDVLAATVIEKLMADVPQLDKNRIDDLIVGNAMPEAEQGLNVARLISLMGLHTDKVPGVTVNRYCASGSEAIAIASAKIQAGMADCIIAGGTESMSYIPMGGYKPVPETDVAKSNPDYYWGMGYTAEAVAKQFNISREEQDEFAFHSHQKALKALEEGKFANQIVPIPVEYNFLDENQKMQTKKFDFTVDEGPRKDTSIEGLAKLRPVFAAGGSVTAGNSSQMSDGAAFVIVMSEEMVKELGLEPEARLVSYAAAGLEPRIMGMGPVYAIPKALKQAGLELKDIDLIELNEAFASQSVAIQKELDLNKEILNVNGGAIALGHPLGCTGTKLTVQLIDEMRRRGNKYGMVTMCVGTGQGAASIFEFLK from the coding sequence ATGAGAACAGCATACATAATTAAAGGATACAGAACTGCCGTTGGAAAGGCACCAAAAGGCAGCTTGAGGTTCACAAGACCCGATGTATTGGCGGCTACAGTTATTGAAAAATTGATGGCTGATGTTCCGCAACTCGATAAAAACAGAATCGACGATCTGATCGTTGGAAACGCAATGCCTGAAGCAGAACAGGGACTGAACGTTGCCCGTTTGATTTCTCTGATGGGACTTCATACCGACAAAGTTCCGGGAGTTACGGTGAACAGATATTGTGCATCAGGTTCCGAAGCGATTGCGATTGCCTCTGCTAAAATCCAGGCAGGAATGGCAGATTGTATCATCGCAGGTGGAACGGAATCAATGAGTTATATTCCGATGGGAGGTTATAAACCGGTTCCTGAAACCGATGTAGCAAAATCTAACCCTGATTATTATTGGGGAATGGGTTACACCGCAGAAGCCGTGGCAAAACAGTTCAATATTTCAAGAGAAGAACAGGATGAGTTCGCTTTCCATTCTCACCAAAAAGCATTGAAAGCATTGGAAGAAGGAAAATTTGCCAATCAAATCGTTCCGATTCCGGTAGAATACAATTTCCTGGATGAAAACCAAAAAATGCAAACCAAGAAATTCGATTTCACGGTAGATGAAGGTCCAAGAAAAGATACTTCTATTGAAGGTCTTGCAAAACTTCGTCCGGTTTTCGCAGCTGGAGGTTCGGTTACGGCAGGTAACTCTTCTCAAATGTCGGATGGTGCCGCTTTCGTTATCGTGATGAGCGAAGAAATGGTGAAAGAATTAGGTCTTGAACCTGAAGCAAGATTGGTTTCTTACGCAGCAGCAGGCTTGGAACCAAGAATTATGGGAATGGGACCTGTTTACGCTATTCCAAAAGCACTTAAACAAGCAGGACTTGAACTGAAAGACATCGATTTAATTGAATTAAATGAGGCTTTCGCTTCTCAATCCGTTGCGATTCAGAAAGAACTGGATTTAAACAAAGAAATCCTGAACGTCAACGGAGGTGCGATTGCACTTGGTCACCCTCTTGGTTGCACCGGAACGAAACTTACGGTTCAGTTAATCGATGAAATGCGCAGACGTGGTAACAAATATGGAATGGTGACAATGTGCGTAGGAACAGGACAAGGAGCTGCTTCAATTTTCGAATTTTTAAAATAA
- a CDS encoding 3-hydroxyacyl-CoA dehydrogenase/enoyl-CoA hydratase family protein — translation MKRRIKHVTVLGSGIMGSGIAAHFANIGVQVLLLDIVPFELTEAEQKKGLTKDDKAVRNRIASENFEKLKKASPALLYTPKFADRITVGNFDDDLPKIKNTDWIIEVVVERLDIKKSVYEKIEQFRKPGTLVSSNTSGIPINMLVEGRSDDFKKYFAGTHFFNPVRYLPLLEVIPTKDTDPEIAKFYMEYGAKMLGKTTVLAKDTPAFIANRIGVFSMMNLLHEVKNLGLSVTDIDKLTGPVIGRPKSATFRTADVVGLDTLVMVAKGVHGSGAEANNFNNVFELPDYIQKMVDNKWLGSKTDGGFYKKVKNAEGKSEIHGLNLDTMEYELQGKSNFPTLEMTKNIDKPIDRFKVLIGGKDKAGDLYRKSLGALFAYVSHKVPEISDEVYKIDDAMRAGFGWENGPFEIWDAVGVQKGAELAKEAGYEVSDWVKNVESFYKVNEKGHKIFFDQAKSDYADIPGQDAFIILDNIRKDKTLWSNSESAIQDLGDGIINFEIRSKMNSLGGGVLDGLNRAIDLAEKEYDGLVVGNQGANFSVGANLAMILMMAIDQDWDDLNMAIAYFQKSMMRVRYSSIPVVVAPFGMTLGGGCEMTMHADRVVAAAETYIGLVETGVGVIPGGGGTKELTLRTSREFNKDDVKTNRLRDAFMNIAMGKVATSAYEAYDMGILEQHKDIVVVDKNRQIAEAKKVAKLLAEQGYTQPIEQKVTVLGKDALGMFYVGTDQMLAGNYISEHDKKIADKLGYVMVGGNLSEPTLVTEQYLLNLERETFLSLTGERKTLERIQYMLQNGKPLRN, via the coding sequence ATGAAAAGACGTATTAAACACGTTACCGTTCTCGGTTCAGGAATTATGGGTTCCGGTATTGCGGCGCACTTCGCCAACATTGGCGTACAGGTGCTTTTGCTCGATATCGTGCCTTTCGAATTGACCGAAGCCGAACAGAAAAAAGGTCTTACCAAAGACGACAAAGCCGTAAGAAACAGAATTGCTTCCGAAAACTTTGAGAAACTGAAAAAAGCAAGTCCTGCCCTGCTTTACACGCCAAAATTTGCCGACAGAATCACCGTTGGAAACTTCGATGACGATTTACCGAAAATCAAAAATACCGACTGGATTATTGAGGTAGTGGTTGAACGGCTCGACATCAAAAAGTCGGTTTACGAAAAAATTGAGCAGTTCAGAAAGCCGGGAACTTTGGTATCTTCCAACACTTCCGGAATTCCGATTAATATGCTTGTGGAAGGCAGAAGCGATGATTTCAAAAAATATTTCGCTGGAACGCACTTCTTCAATCCGGTAAGATATTTACCGCTTCTTGAAGTAATTCCAACCAAAGATACCGATCCTGAAATCGCTAAATTCTATATGGAATATGGTGCTAAAATGCTGGGTAAAACTACGGTTCTTGCAAAAGATACGCCTGCATTTATCGCCAACAGAATCGGGGTTTTCAGTATGATGAACCTTCTTCACGAAGTGAAAAATCTTGGACTTTCTGTTACCGATATTGATAAATTAACAGGTCCTGTAATTGGCCGTCCGAAATCGGCGACTTTCAGAACTGCGGATGTGGTTGGTTTGGATACTTTAGTAATGGTGGCGAAAGGCGTTCACGGAAGCGGTGCTGAAGCTAACAATTTCAATAATGTTTTTGAATTGCCGGATTACATCCAAAAAATGGTGGATAATAAATGGCTTGGTTCAAAAACAGATGGCGGTTTCTACAAAAAAGTGAAAAACGCTGAAGGAAAATCCGAAATCCACGGTCTAAATTTAGATACGATGGAATACGAACTTCAGGGCAAATCCAACTTTCCTACCCTGGAAATGACGAAAAACATTGATAAACCGATTGACCGTTTCAAAGTTCTAATCGGTGGAAAAGACAAAGCCGGAGACCTTTACAGAAAATCTCTTGGAGCTTTGTTCGCTTATGTTTCTCATAAAGTTCCTGAAATTTCTGATGAAGTTTACAAAATCGACGATGCCATGCGTGCAGGTTTTGGTTGGGAAAACGGGCCTTTCGAAATTTGGGATGCCGTTGGTGTTCAGAAAGGTGCAGAACTGGCTAAAGAAGCCGGTTACGAAGTTTCAGATTGGGTGAAAAACGTTGAGTCTTTCTATAAAGTAAACGAAAAAGGTCACAAAATTTTCTTTGACCAAGCAAAATCTGATTATGCTGATATTCCTGGACAGGATGCGTTCATTATCCTCGATAATATCAGAAAAGATAAAACACTTTGGAGTAACTCCGAATCTGCAATTCAGGATTTGGGCGACGGAATCATCAACTTTGAAATTCGTTCCAAAATGAATTCACTTGGCGGTGGCGTTCTTGACGGACTGAACCGTGCGATTGACCTTGCAGAAAAAGAATACGACGGTTTAGTTGTCGGAAATCAGGGTGCAAATTTCTCTGTTGGAGCAAACTTAGCAATGATTCTGATGATGGCGATTGACCAAGATTGGGACGACCTGAATATGGCAATTGCTTACTTCCAAAAATCAATGATGAGAGTTCGCTACTCCTCTATTCCGGTGGTGGTTGCACCTTTCGGAATGACTTTAGGAGGTGGTTGCGAAATGACGATGCACGCCGACAGAGTGGTCGCTGCAGCAGAAACTTACATCGGACTGGTTGAAACCGGAGTTGGTGTAATTCCTGGAGGTGGTGGAACTAAAGAGCTTACTTTAAGAACTTCCCGCGAATTCAACAAAGATGACGTGAAAACGAACAGACTTCGCGACGCATTTATGAATATCGCAATGGGTAAAGTAGCGACTTCCGCTTACGAAGCTTATGATATGGGAATTCTGGAGCAGCACAAAGACATTGTGGTGGTAGATAAAAACCGTCAGATTGCTGAAGCGAAGAAAGTTGCGAAACTGCTTGCAGAACAGGGTTACACACAACCAATCGAGCAGAAAGTAACTGTTCTTGGTAAAGATGCTTTAGGGATGTTCTATGTGGGAACCGACCAAATGCTTGCAGGAAATTACATCTCTGAACACGACAAGAAAATTGCCGATAAATTAGGATATGTAATGGTTGGAGGAAACCTTTCCGAGCCGACTTTAGTAACTGAGCAGTATTTATTGAACCTTGAAAGAGAAACATTCCTGTCACTTACCGGTGAAAGAAAAACTTTAGAGAGAATTCAGTATATGCTTCAAAACGGAAAACCTTTGAGGAATTAG